The following proteins are encoded in a genomic region of Comamonas resistens:
- the hsdR gene encoding EcoAI/FtnUII family type I restriction enzme subunit R — MDKKQLSEADIRSKFIDPAILKAGWSEANQIYREYAITNGRIVVRGQRAQRNMQTALRADYLLCWQYGQPLAVVEAKDNNHTVGAGLQQATDYAERMGVPFAFSSNGDGFVFRDATLADGVLTQEIGLDKFPSPEDLWDRYCAWKQWTPEQKQVNAFAYHQGDNGRVPRYYQLHAINRTLEAVAAGQNRVLLVMATGTGKTYTAFQIIWRLLKSGAKKRVLFLADRNILVDQTMVGDFKPFKGGMAKLSPNAKGIERVDAQGVKTVEELELAVTKGKKSTGGKQVNKAYEVYLGLYQAVTGKNGADDVYKQFSPDFFDLIIIDECHRGSANEDSAWREILDYFSNATQVGLTATPKETEDASNIHYFGEPVYTYTLKQGIEDGFLAPYKVVRVDLDRDTFGWRPPKGMLDDNGHLIEDRIYNAADMNRNLVLGLRDRVVADKITQYLKGTDRNAKTIVFCEDVDHAQRMTAALAEANKDICATRHKYVMQITGDNEVGKRELDNFIDPDSADPVIAVTSKLMSTGVDAQTCKLVVLDQNIKSMTLFKQIIGRGTRLNEEHGKQFFTILDFKRATELFADKDFDGEPVQIYKPTGDDDVVPPPPADDESVVPDGDNGLPDTGGEGQGGKTKDPAGVYGDGAGENGSENTGGGGGTDKPRKYEIGGRVTVSIARERIQYLDANGKLVTESLRDFTRINLAKKYDSLDAFLQAWTGADRKEALVQELQHHGVLLDVLAEELALEKGEGTTLAEADPFDVLLHVAYDQPILTRSERARRAKQKLADDGVYAKYGNTARKVLEALIDKYADEGIFAIENTDILKVQPFTQMGSNVELMKSFGGSRQDYQAAMTQLAQAIYQPPAA; from the coding sequence TTGGATAAAAAGCAGCTCAGCGAAGCAGATATTCGCTCAAAGTTTATTGACCCAGCCATCCTCAAAGCGGGCTGGAGTGAAGCAAACCAGATTTACCGCGAATACGCCATCACCAATGGTCGCATTGTGGTGCGTGGGCAAAGAGCACAGCGCAATATGCAGACAGCTTTGCGAGCGGACTACTTGCTGTGCTGGCAGTATGGCCAGCCTCTGGCAGTGGTGGAGGCCAAGGACAACAATCACACCGTAGGCGCGGGCTTGCAGCAGGCCACTGACTACGCCGAGCGCATGGGCGTGCCATTTGCGTTTTCCAGCAATGGTGATGGCTTTGTGTTCCGTGACGCCACCTTGGCCGATGGCGTGCTGACTCAAGAGATTGGCCTCGATAAATTTCCCAGCCCCGAGGATTTATGGGATCGCTACTGCGCTTGGAAGCAATGGACACCCGAGCAAAAGCAGGTCAACGCCTTTGCCTACCATCAGGGCGACAACGGTCGTGTGCCACGCTACTACCAGCTGCATGCCATCAACCGCACACTAGAAGCCGTGGCCGCAGGACAAAACCGCGTGCTGCTGGTCATGGCCACGGGTACAGGCAAAACCTACACGGCTTTCCAGATCATCTGGCGCTTGCTTAAAAGCGGTGCAAAAAAGCGTGTCTTGTTTCTGGCAGATCGCAACATCCTGGTCGATCAAACCATGGTGGGGGATTTCAAACCCTTCAAGGGCGGCATGGCCAAGCTCAGTCCCAATGCCAAGGGAATTGAGCGCGTGGATGCACAGGGCGTTAAAACCGTAGAAGAGCTGGAGCTGGCTGTCACCAAGGGCAAGAAAAGCACCGGTGGCAAGCAAGTCAACAAAGCCTATGAGGTGTACTTGGGGCTGTACCAGGCCGTCACTGGCAAGAACGGTGCAGACGACGTTTACAAGCAGTTCAGCCCTGACTTCTTTGACCTCATCATCATTGACGAATGCCACCGTGGCAGCGCCAATGAAGACTCGGCTTGGCGCGAAATTCTGGACTACTTCAGCAACGCCACGCAGGTGGGGCTGACGGCCACGCCCAAAGAAACGGAAGACGCCTCCAACATTCACTACTTTGGTGAGCCCGTCTACACCTACACCCTCAAGCAAGGCATTGAAGACGGCTTTCTGGCTCCGTACAAAGTCGTGCGTGTCGATCTGGACCGCGATACCTTTGGTTGGCGCCCTCCTAAGGGCATGCTCGACGATAACGGCCACCTCATTGAGGACCGCATCTACAACGCTGCGGACATGAACCGAAACTTGGTGCTGGGCCTGCGCGACCGCGTGGTGGCAGACAAGATCACCCAGTACCTCAAAGGCACGGACCGCAATGCCAAAACCATTGTGTTCTGCGAAGACGTAGACCACGCTCAGCGCATGACTGCCGCGCTGGCAGAGGCCAACAAAGACATCTGTGCCACCCGCCACAAATATGTGATGCAAATCACCGGCGACAACGAAGTAGGCAAGCGTGAGCTGGACAACTTCATTGACCCTGACAGCGCAGACCCCGTCATCGCCGTCACCAGCAAGCTCATGAGCACGGGGGTAGACGCCCAAACCTGCAAGCTCGTGGTGCTGGACCAGAACATCAAGTCCATGACGCTGTTCAAGCAAATCATCGGGCGCGGCACGCGCTTGAATGAGGAGCATGGCAAGCAGTTCTTCACCATTCTTGACTTCAAGCGTGCCACCGAGCTGTTTGCCGACAAAGACTTTGATGGCGAACCTGTGCAAATCTACAAGCCAACAGGTGATGACGATGTGGTGCCACCACCACCTGCGGATGACGAAAGCGTTGTGCCTGATGGCGACAACGGCTTGCCAGACACGGGTGGTGAAGGCCAAGGCGGCAAAACCAAAGACCCGGCTGGCGTCTATGGCGACGGAGCTGGCGAAAACGGGAGCGAAAACACGGGTGGAGGAGGCGGCACAGACAAGCCGCGTAAATACGAGATTGGTGGTCGCGTTACTGTGAGCATTGCCCGAGAGCGCATCCAGTACCTCGACGCCAACGGCAAGCTGGTGACGGAGAGTTTGCGTGACTTCACCCGTATCAATCTGGCCAAAAAATACGACTCGCTGGATGCTTTTTTGCAAGCCTGGACGGGTGCAGACCGCAAAGAAGCGCTCGTGCAAGAGCTGCAACACCACGGCGTGCTGCTCGATGTGCTGGCTGAAGAGCTGGCGCTGGAAAAAGGCGAGGGCACAACGCTGGCTGAGGCTGATCCATTCGATGTACTGCTGCATGTGGCCTATGACCAGCCCATCCTCACGCGCAGCGAACGTGCCCGCCGCGCCAAGCAAAAACTGGCCGACGATGGTGTTTATGCAAAGTACGGCAACACAGCCCGCAAAGTTTTAGAAGCCTTGATCGACAAATACGCCGACGAAGGCATCTTTGCCATTGAAAATACCGACATCCTGAAGGTACAACCCTTCACCCAGATGGGCAGCAACGTAGAGCTGATGAAAAGCTTTGGAGGCAGCAGGCAGGACTACCAGGCTGCCATGACCCAACTAGCCCAAGCCATCTACCAGCCACCGGCTGCATAA
- a CDS encoding DUF262 domain-containing protein encodes MTEKTGVHDLQAQAQILSMKAWLTHQPGQPALHIPDYQRPYKWSLAQVQQLLLDIEQQTQATAQEQGASSYRMGTVVVHVEAAGVAEDGANSRVGKSEPALTVRRNIVDGQQRTVTLLLVLHALRNTVTVLPPLQWQHELLKLNLFEPQFAQAESKRQVQANYQVIARHIRQAQWGQAQVQFLLERCEVVRVELHSLTEAFQFFDAQNGRGKALCVHDLLKAFHLRALRPAELALRGQAVQAWERCSQDDLERLFARFLFQTRQRSRGREAEFFGKRHVGLFKGISLERHAAAPMSRTWRMLDDAVHLLESHTGTRGQVWPCQLDAPVVNGLRFFDWVQHYWGMGFHLKQEKDQLPPWAKKLQQPLAEEAHEILLTLGRYAGRERKGDSHVRAVFDALLMYYLDKFGEQGLSQAVELAFAWAYARLLNRRVMVGSMDKFVSESGVNPFAVLRDAVTPQDFLGMALPAAFHGNSYQGGEQSRPKGLAALEDLMRKLGYWLQTTQQDAQKQGAGESA; translated from the coding sequence ATGACAGAAAAAACGGGAGTGCATGACCTGCAAGCGCAGGCACAGATTCTGAGTATGAAGGCGTGGCTGACGCATCAGCCAGGGCAGCCAGCTTTGCATATTCCTGATTACCAGCGTCCCTACAAATGGAGCTTGGCTCAGGTGCAGCAGTTGCTGCTGGATATTGAGCAGCAAACGCAGGCTACGGCGCAGGAGCAGGGTGCCAGCAGTTACCGTATGGGCACGGTGGTAGTGCATGTGGAGGCGGCAGGCGTAGCTGAGGATGGGGCCAATAGCCGGGTAGGGAAGTCAGAGCCAGCGTTAACTGTGCGTCGCAACATTGTGGATGGGCAGCAGCGCACCGTGACTTTGCTGCTGGTGCTGCATGCGCTGCGCAATACGGTAACGGTGCTGCCTCCGCTGCAATGGCAGCATGAGTTGTTGAAACTTAATTTGTTTGAGCCGCAGTTTGCGCAGGCTGAATCGAAGCGGCAGGTGCAGGCCAACTATCAGGTGATTGCCCGTCATATTCGGCAGGCGCAGTGGGGGCAGGCACAGGTACAGTTTTTGCTGGAGCGCTGCGAGGTAGTGCGCGTTGAACTGCACAGCCTGACGGAAGCGTTTCAGTTCTTTGATGCACAAAATGGGCGCGGCAAGGCGCTGTGTGTGCATGACTTGCTAAAGGCTTTTCACTTGCGGGCGCTGCGCCCGGCGGAGCTGGCTCTGCGTGGCCAGGCGGTGCAGGCGTGGGAGCGGTGTTCGCAAGACGACCTTGAACGGCTGTTTGCGCGCTTTTTATTTCAGACCCGCCAGCGTAGCCGGGGGCGGGAGGCGGAGTTTTTTGGCAAGCGGCATGTGGGTTTGTTCAAAGGCATCAGTCTGGAGCGCCATGCCGCCGCGCCCATGAGCCGTACCTGGCGCATGCTGGATGACGCTGTGCATTTGCTGGAGAGCCATACGGGCACGCGTGGGCAGGTGTGGCCTTGCCAGCTGGATGCACCCGTGGTCAACGGACTACGGTTTTTTGACTGGGTGCAGCACTACTGGGGCATGGGCTTTCACCTCAAGCAGGAAAAGGATCAGTTGCCGCCGTGGGCGAAAAAGCTCCAGCAACCGCTGGCTGAGGAAGCCCATGAAATTTTGCTGACGCTAGGCCGCTATGCAGGGCGCGAGCGCAAGGGTGACTCGCATGTGCGGGCCGTGTTTGATGCCTTGCTGATGTATTACCTGGACAAGTTTGGTGAGCAAGGCTTGTCGCAGGCAGTAGAGCTCGCTTTTGCCTGGGCTTATGCGCGCTTGCTGAATCGGCGAGTGATGGTGGGCAGCATGGACAAGTTTGTGAGTGAAAGTGGCGTCAACCCGTTTGCAGTGCTGCGCGATGCAGTCACGCCGCAGGATTTTTTAGGGATGGCTTTGCCGGCTGCTTTTCACGGCAATAGCTACCAGGGCGGCGAGCAGTCGCGGCCCAAGGGGCTGGCGGCCTTGGAAGACTTGATGCGCAAGCTGGGTTACTGGCTGCAGACCACGCAACAAGATGCCCAGAAGCAGGGCGCAGGAGAGAGCGCATGA
- a CDS encoding Abi family protein, with protein sequence MAGYAKPWTSYADQLQLLQQRGMQVSDPAKALEYLERIGYYRLSGYWHDMRQWQRDAAGQRVVLDQFKPGTQFQDVVALYVFDKRLRLLVLDALERIEIALRVDLSYRLGQKGAFAYQDAASFNANFTQKKKRSGFTAHEDWLKKHSSLIQRSSEKFIQHNRSKYGLPLAIWVACEVWDFGCMSVLFSGLPEPEQNDIAQSYGLATDSGSVLGSWLRSLNYLRNVCAHHSRLWNRNVVDQPKLPKQGSVAALDAFHGAAFLVARPFVLLCICQHLMRQINPLSTWSQRVQALLHDFPQLSHVGLTLQGMGMQAQWLQASNEANAPYWTTLVAQA encoded by the coding sequence ATGGCAGGCTACGCCAAACCTTGGACCAGTTATGCCGACCAGTTGCAGCTATTGCAGCAGCGCGGCATGCAGGTGTCTGACCCCGCCAAGGCGCTGGAGTATCTGGAGCGCATTGGCTACTACCGCCTCTCAGGCTATTGGCACGACATGCGCCAGTGGCAGCGCGATGCAGCAGGCCAGCGCGTGGTGCTGGACCAGTTCAAGCCGGGCACCCAGTTTCAAGATGTGGTGGCGCTGTATGTGTTTGACAAGCGCTTGCGCCTGTTGGTGCTGGATGCGCTGGAGCGCATAGAAATTGCGCTGCGCGTGGACTTGTCGTACCGGTTGGGGCAAAAGGGTGCTTTTGCGTACCAAGACGCGGCGAGCTTCAATGCCAATTTCACCCAGAAAAAGAAGCGTTCGGGCTTTACCGCCCATGAGGATTGGCTGAAGAAGCACAGCAGCTTGATTCAGCGCAGCAGCGAGAAGTTCATCCAGCACAACCGCAGCAAATATGGCTTGCCTTTGGCTATTTGGGTGGCTTGCGAGGTGTGGGACTTTGGGTGCATGTCGGTGCTGTTTTCTGGCTTGCCTGAGCCTGAGCAAAACGATATTGCCCAATCCTATGGGCTAGCTACCGACAGCGGTAGTGTGCTAGGCAGTTGGCTGCGCAGCTTGAACTACCTGCGCAACGTGTGCGCGCACCACAGTCGCTTGTGGAACCGCAACGTGGTGGACCAGCCCAAGCTGCCCAAGCAAGGCAGTGTTGCAGCTTTGGATGCATTTCACGGCGCAGCCTTTTTAGTGGCCCGCCCGTTTGTGCTGCTGTGTATTTGCCAGCACTTGATGCGGCAAATCAATCCACTTTCTACCTGGAGCCAGCGGGTGCAAGCACTGCTGCATGATTTTCCGCAGCTCAGTCACGTAGGGCTGACACTGCAAGGCATGGGAATGCAAGCGCAGTGGCTGCAAGCTTCCAACGAGGCAAATGCCCCGTACTGGACAACCCTTGTTGCCCAAGCATAG
- a CDS encoding restriction endonuclease subunit S, protein MLKTSTDQRKLLPNFEQLFATTAQAPGGVARLRELILTLAVQGKLVPQDPSDEPASELLKKIRAEKDRLIAEGKIKKDKPLAVIAEEEKPFELPVGWEWVRLGALTELITSGSRDWAEYYSDFGPIFLRMGNLSKGSYRLRLSSLQHVIPPKGGEGSRTSLIENDLLLSITGDVGMLGLIPKNFGEAYINQHTCLIRWMEILRNEFFPMQMLSNAIQDQLNAPQRGVKNSFRLSDVSGVILALPPLAEQSRIVARVEALMRLCDALEEKGRLEHTQHQQLLQAMLDSLTQTTDARDLARHWQRLAQHFDLLIDRPEAVDALEQTILQLAVRGLLVPQDPSDEPASELLKKIRAEKDRLIAEGKIKKDKPLPAIGENEKPFELPDGWNWTRVSEICSIVTDGEHATPQRIEDPSQVPLVTAKNVRSEFMDYSVTDYVPRNVAEQCWKRCKPELGDVLMVSVGATTGRLCVLREEVDMVLVRSVTLLRAVKLGIDISYFALNLMSCDTQREIWGSVKQSAQPCLYLAKSAALKIALPPLAEQSRIVARVTELRALCQQLREKLAQARHTQTQLAQAWVEQAAA, encoded by the coding sequence ATGCTGAAAACAAGCACTGACCAGCGCAAGCTGCTACCAAATTTTGAACAACTATTCGCCACCACCGCCCAGGCCCCCGGCGGCGTGGCGCGTCTGCGTGAGTTGATTTTGACGCTGGCGGTGCAAGGCAAATTGGTGCCGCAAGACCCCAGCGACGAACCGGCCAGTGAGCTGCTGAAAAAGATTCGGGCAGAAAAAGACCGCTTGATTGCAGAAGGAAAAATCAAAAAGGACAAGCCACTGGCGGTAATTGCGGAAGAGGAAAAGCCGTTTGAGTTGCCGGTGGGGTGGGAATGGGTGCGACTTGGTGCCTTGACGGAACTTATTACCAGTGGTTCTCGTGATTGGGCTGAGTATTACTCAGATTTTGGGCCAATATTTTTACGTATGGGTAATCTCTCAAAGGGTAGTTACCGGTTACGCCTCTCCAGTCTGCAGCATGTGATTCCACCAAAGGGTGGAGAGGGTAGTCGTACCAGTCTTATAGAAAATGACCTGCTCTTATCAATTACTGGTGATGTGGGAATGCTTGGGTTGATACCGAAGAATTTTGGTGAAGCCTATATAAATCAACATACTTGCTTGATTCGTTGGATGGAAATTCTTAGAAATGAGTTTTTTCCAATGCAAATGCTCTCCAATGCTATTCAAGACCAGTTAAATGCTCCTCAGCGTGGAGTTAAAAACAGCTTTCGATTAAGTGATGTATCCGGGGTCATACTTGCACTTCCCCCCCTTGCAGAACAATCCCGCATCGTTGCCCGCGTCGAAGCACTGATGCGCCTGTGCGATGCGCTGGAGGAAAAAGGCCGCCTGGAACACACCCAGCACCAGCAACTGCTGCAAGCCATGCTGGACAGCCTGACCCAAACCACCGATGCACGCGATTTGGCACGCCACTGGCAGCGGCTGGCGCAGCACTTTGACCTGCTCATCGACCGCCCCGAAGCCGTGGACGCGCTGGAGCAAACCATTCTGCAACTGGCCGTGCGCGGCCTCCTGGTGCCGCAAGACCCCAGCGATGAACCTGCGAGTGAATTGCTCAAAAAGATTCGGGCGGAAAAAGACAGGTTAATTGCAGAGGGGAAGATTAAGAAAGATAAACCGCTTCCTGCGATTGGGGAGAATGAAAAGCCGTTTGAATTGCCCGATGGGTGGAATTGGACTCGGGTTTCTGAAATATGCTCTATTGTCACAGATGGTGAACATGCAACACCCCAGAGAATTGAGGATCCATCACAAGTTCCATTAGTTACCGCTAAAAATGTGCGCAGTGAGTTTATGGACTACTCAGTGACTGACTATGTTCCGAGAAATGTTGCCGAGCAATGTTGGAAACGCTGCAAACCAGAACTTGGCGATGTATTAATGGTCTCCGTTGGTGCAACGACAGGGCGGCTCTGTGTTTTGCGCGAAGAAGTTGATATGGTTCTGGTTCGTAGCGTTACGTTATTACGGGCGGTTAAATTAGGCATTGATATTTCATATTTCGCCCTGAATTTAATGTCGTGTGATACACAGAGAGAAATATGGGGAAGTGTTAAGCAAAGTGCTCAGCCATGCTTGTATTTGGCAAAGTCAGCAGCTTTGAAAATTGCACTCCCCCCCCTCGCCGAACAATCCCGCATCGTCGCCCGCGTCACCGAGCTGCGCGCCCTGTGCCAGCAGTTGCGCGAAAAGCTGGCCCAAGCGCGCCACACTCAAACCCAGTTGGCGCAGGCGTGGGTAGAGCAAGCGGCAGCGTAA
- a CDS encoding GmrSD restriction endonuclease domain-containing protein, whose product MSDKQKPQLLTVQKVLSDGIYSIPVYQRNYAWGVREIGQLIADVRDYAQRNAQSQVHDYYIGTLVVYERSTEQKAYWEVVDGQQRLTTLSLLVSVLRALHPELAASMQRMPLEFESREASSHALQAVFAQPLRAAEMVKSDVAKVSIDDASGASSIWEGRSIIESLLREMPEAERKAFASFLLESVRLLRVELPPRTDLNHYFEVMNNRGEQLAKHEVLKARLLGALQLQGKQVAMKVLHAVWDACAVMDRSVQSGFVPALRKSLFAADGRLLLVKNLQELLTCFDGSEDEAVVLTSLSQLVNADSFAAGVRHQTGKPLVAEEEDDESKAQFGAVINFPNFLLQVLAMMPGEAFTSTPLDDKHLLTAFEPLLRGDAAQIQEFAYRLLRCRFLLDQHVIKSSVESQGDDEHWQLQRCKFRNDKAVLQWVNAFEATEQDCGERLRMLQAALHVSYMLPTRKHWLQGVLRWLYRQDVSAAIDAQAFLLALEALAKAFVLEVGSGATYEEVVRREDGFFAPRVPVSDLMKALPNQLAYGKARLIDFNFLDYLLWLQAKSTQETKTLEWREFEFTSTRRSVEHLHPQTELFDGNSWADEHLHAFGNLCLVSHAMNSRLSNSGPEDKFRQLISESEKKNQSLKALEMHSVFVAQKAWLADTAMREHANQMFALMHRAFGSGNLIDLSITEQEAL is encoded by the coding sequence ATGAGCGACAAGCAAAAGCCACAGCTGCTGACGGTGCAGAAGGTGTTGAGTGACGGCATCTACTCCATCCCGGTGTACCAGCGCAATTACGCCTGGGGTGTGAGAGAGATTGGCCAGCTGATTGCCGATGTGCGTGACTATGCCCAGCGCAATGCACAGAGTCAGGTGCATGACTACTACATTGGCACTTTGGTGGTGTATGAGCGAAGCACAGAGCAGAAGGCCTATTGGGAGGTGGTAGACGGTCAGCAGCGACTGACGACACTTAGCTTGCTGGTGTCTGTACTGCGCGCATTGCACCCAGAGCTGGCTGCCTCGATGCAGCGTATGCCATTGGAGTTTGAGTCGCGCGAGGCATCCAGCCATGCGCTGCAAGCGGTGTTCGCCCAGCCATTGCGTGCTGCTGAGATGGTGAAGTCCGATGTGGCGAAGGTCAGTATTGATGACGCCAGCGGCGCCAGCAGTATCTGGGAAGGGCGCTCCATTATTGAAAGCTTGTTGCGCGAAATGCCTGAGGCCGAGCGCAAGGCGTTTGCCAGCTTCTTGCTGGAGAGCGTGCGTTTGTTGCGGGTAGAGCTGCCGCCCCGTACGGACTTGAATCATTACTTTGAGGTGATGAACAACCGTGGGGAGCAACTGGCCAAGCATGAGGTGCTGAAGGCGCGCTTGCTGGGGGCGCTGCAGCTGCAAGGCAAGCAGGTAGCAATGAAGGTGTTGCACGCGGTGTGGGATGCCTGCGCAGTGATGGACCGGTCGGTGCAGTCTGGGTTTGTGCCAGCCTTGCGCAAGAGTTTGTTTGCTGCAGATGGCAGGCTGTTGCTTGTGAAAAATTTGCAGGAGCTGCTGACATGCTTTGATGGGAGTGAAGACGAGGCCGTAGTCTTGACATCGCTGTCGCAGCTGGTAAATGCTGACTCTTTTGCCGCGGGTGTGCGGCATCAAACCGGCAAGCCTCTAGTTGCAGAGGAGGAAGATGACGAAAGCAAAGCCCAGTTTGGTGCGGTGATCAACTTCCCTAACTTCTTGCTGCAGGTGTTGGCCATGATGCCGGGGGAAGCATTTACCAGTACCCCCTTGGATGACAAGCATCTGCTGACGGCGTTTGAGCCATTGCTGCGTGGCGATGCAGCGCAGATACAGGAGTTTGCGTACAGGCTGCTGCGCTGCCGGTTTTTGCTGGACCAGCATGTCATCAAGAGCAGTGTGGAGAGCCAGGGCGATGATGAGCATTGGCAACTGCAGCGCTGCAAGTTCAGAAACGACAAAGCGGTGTTGCAGTGGGTCAATGCCTTTGAAGCGACGGAGCAGGATTGCGGAGAGCGCCTGCGCATGTTGCAGGCCGCGCTGCATGTGTCGTACATGCTTCCCACGCGCAAACACTGGTTGCAAGGCGTGCTGCGCTGGCTGTATCGGCAGGATGTGAGTGCGGCCATTGATGCGCAGGCGTTTTTGCTGGCGCTGGAAGCGTTGGCCAAGGCTTTTGTGTTGGAGGTGGGGAGTGGCGCAACCTATGAGGAGGTCGTGCGCCGTGAAGATGGCTTTTTTGCCCCACGCGTGCCTGTCTCTGACTTGATGAAGGCTTTGCCTAATCAGCTGGCTTATGGGAAGGCACGACTGATTGACTTCAATTTTCTGGACTATTTGCTGTGGCTGCAGGCCAAAAGTACCCAAGAGACCAAGACGCTTGAGTGGCGAGAGTTTGAGTTCACCAGTACCCGCAGATCTGTGGAGCACTTGCATCCGCAGACGGAGCTGTTTGACGGGAACTCATGGGCGGATGAGCATCTGCACGCTTTTGGCAATTTGTGCCTGGTCAGTCATGCGATGAACTCGCGCTTGAGCAATTCAGGGCCAGAAGACAAGTTCAGGCAATTGATCAGTGAGAGCGAGAAGAAAAATCAAAGCTTAAAGGCGCTTGAAATGCATTCTGTATTTGTTGCCCAGAAGGCGTGGCTGGCGGATACGGCCATGCGCGAGCACGCAAATCAAATGTTTGCGCTGATGCATCGTGCGTTTGGCTCTGGCAATTTGATCGATCTCAGCATCACAGAACAGGAAGCGTTATGA
- a CDS encoding type I restriction-modification system subunit M — MSNLSSSIKSIQDIMRQDSGVDGDAQRLSQLTWLLFLKVFDALEEELEFTQDNYQSPIPTGMRWRDWAADGEGITGEALIDFVDNQLIPTLASLPGSIEHNPRAYVLRSVFDDTYNYMKSGHLLRQVINKLAVIDFNRQAERHQFNDLYEKLLKDLQAAGNAGEFYTPRAVTQFMTDIINPQLGEVVMDPATGTGGFLVCAIEHLRLQAQTPEQQALLQTAVRGVEKKPLPHSLCVTNLMLHGIEVPSQIKNDNTLSRPLRDYTKADQVDIILTNPPFGGTEEPGIEDGFPADLRSRETADLFMILIMKLLKDGGRAAVVLPDGFLFGEGSKSRIKEKLLTECNLHTIVRLPNGVFNPYTGIKTNILFFTKGQPTQEVWYYEHPYPVGVKNYNKTKPIHIKEFDAEKAWWGSAADGYASREQTEQAWKVSIDQLRAANWNLDQKNPHVGEQVSHDPDELLAQYQQLQADAQALRNELQAMLAQSLAGGAHVADAAALKN; from the coding sequence ATGTCCAACCTCTCCAGCTCCATCAAATCCATCCAAGACATCATGCGCCAAGACAGCGGCGTCGATGGTGATGCCCAGCGCCTGTCCCAGCTCACCTGGCTGCTGTTTTTGAAAGTGTTTGACGCGCTGGAAGAAGAGCTGGAATTCACCCAAGACAACTACCAAAGCCCCATCCCCACCGGCATGCGCTGGCGCGACTGGGCGGCTGATGGAGAGGGCATCACCGGCGAAGCCTTGATTGACTTTGTCGACAACCAGCTCATCCCCACCTTGGCCAGCCTGCCCGGCAGCATCGAGCACAACCCGCGCGCCTATGTGCTGCGCAGCGTGTTCGATGACACCTACAACTACATGAAAAGCGGCCACCTGCTGCGCCAGGTCATCAACAAGCTGGCCGTGATTGACTTCAACCGCCAGGCAGAGCGCCACCAGTTCAACGACCTGTACGAAAAGCTGCTCAAAGACCTGCAAGCCGCAGGCAACGCGGGCGAGTTCTACACGCCCCGCGCCGTCACGCAGTTCATGACGGACATCATCAACCCCCAGCTGGGCGAAGTGGTCATGGACCCCGCCACCGGCACCGGCGGCTTTTTGGTCTGCGCCATTGAGCACCTGCGCCTGCAAGCCCAAACGCCCGAGCAGCAAGCCCTGCTGCAAACCGCCGTGCGCGGCGTTGAGAAAAAGCCGCTGCCCCATAGCCTGTGCGTGACCAACCTCATGCTGCACGGCATTGAGGTGCCCAGCCAAATCAAAAACGACAACACCTTAAGCCGCCCGCTGCGCGACTACACCAAGGCAGATCAAGTCGACATCATCCTCACCAACCCGCCCTTTGGCGGCACGGAAGAGCCGGGCATTGAAGACGGTTTTCCGGCTGACCTGCGCAGCCGCGAGACGGCAGATTTGTTCATGATCCTCATCATGAAGCTGCTCAAAGATGGTGGCCGCGCCGCCGTGGTGCTGCCTGATGGCTTTTTGTTTGGCGAAGGCAGCAAAAGCCGCATCAAAGAAAAGCTGCTCACCGAGTGCAATCTGCACACCATCGTGCGCCTGCCCAATGGCGTGTTCAACCCCTACACCGGCATCAAAACCAACATCTTGTTCTTCACCAAGGGCCAGCCCACGCAAGAGGTTTGGTACTACGAGCACCCCTACCCCGTGGGCGTGAAGAACTACAACAAAACCAAGCCCATCCACATCAAAGAGTTTGATGCCGAGAAGGCTTGGTGGGGCAGCGCCGCAGACGGCTACGCCAGCCGCGAGCAGACTGAGCAAGCGTGGAAAGTCAGCATCGACCAGCTGCGCGCCGCCAACTGGAACCTTGACCAGAAAAACCCCCATGTGGGCGAACAGGTGAGCCATGACCCCGACGAGCTGCTGGCGCAATACCAGCAACTGCAAGCCGATGCACAAGCGCTGCGCAATGAGCTGCAAGCCATGCTGGCCCAGTCGCTGGCGGGCGGTGCCCATGTTGCAGATGCTGCGGCATTGAAGAATTAA